In Candidatus Omnitrophota bacterium, the DNA window CTTATTTATTCCTTTCGTAAGTTGATATATATCTTCGTCAGGCTCGTAATAAGGATCTTCCAGCTTCCCACTTTCAATCGATATTCCCCAAAGATTAACATCAAGCGAGTATGGCTTTTTCGCTGTTGTGTCGATGGGGATAAGATTATCCTTCGCATATTCTATCTCTTCAAGTCTCGTTTTTAATTCCCATTCCCTCACAGGCGCTATTATTCCAAGGTCCGGATCGAGCGCCCTTACAGTAACCTCGAATCTGACCTGGTCATTCCCTTTTCCGGTGCAGCCGTGCGCCACGAAGTTAGCCTTCTCTCTTTGCGCGGCCTTAACAAGCCCCTTAGCTATGACCGGCCTGGATAACGCAGTCGCCAGCAGATAACCGCTTTCGTAAATGGCGTCGGCTTTAAGGGCTTTGAAAACGAAATCCTTCACAAACTCTTTTTTAAGGTCATCTACTATGACCTTAACGGCTCCGGTCGCGATCGCCCTCTTCTTATATGTGCTGTAATCGGAATCCTGCCCGACATCCGCCATATAAGCGACCACATCATATCCTCTATTCGTAAGCCACTTGATGGCAACGGATGTGTCCAATCCGCCGGAATAAGCGAGAACGACTTTTTTACTCATCTTCAGCTCCTCTTATTTATTTCAATAGTTTCAACAAGATCGCCTTTTCCGCATGCATCCTGTTCTCGGCCTGGTCGTACACGATGGAGTTTTTCGAATCGATCACGGAATCAGTTATCTCCATCCCTCTGTGCGCCGGCAGGCAATGCATTACAAGACATCCCTTGTTCGCGATCTTCAATATCCCATCATTCACCTGGAATCCCTTAAACGCCTTCATCCTCTTTTTCGTCTCCGGCTCCTGGCCCATGCTTACCCATACGTCCGTATAGAGGACATCTGCATCCTTGACTGCCGCCTTCGGGTCATTGAAAAACTCTATCGACGAACCGGAGACTTTCGCGAACTTCTTCGCGATCACAACGATCTCCTGCATAGGTTCGTATCCTTTCGGAGTGGCGACTTTCATGTCTAATCCTACTTTAGCCGACGCTACCATAAGTGAATTCAGGACGTTATTTCCATCCCCGATGTATGAAAGCACTGCGCCTTTAAAGGCGCCCAGCTTCTCTTTTATGGTAAATATGTCGCTCAAGGCCTGGCATGGATGCGCCCTGTCGCTCAATCCGTTTATCACCGGGACATCGGCATATTTAGCCAGCTCTTTTACGTCTTCATGTTTAAAGGTCCTTGCCACAATACCATCGAGGTATCTCGACAACACGCATGCGACATCTTTGACGGATTCCCTGGCGCCCATACTGATCTCACCGGGCCCAAGATAAATGGCGTACCCGCCAAGCTGGACCATGCCTATCTCGAACGAGACTCTCGTCCTGTTCGACGGCTTCTGGAACGTCAGCCCGATGGACTTGCCTCTCATCGAATCCGCGTACTTGGACCTTTCGCTTTTCACGATCTTTGCAAGTTCCAGTATCTCCAGCATGTCCCTTGTTTCGAGATCCTCTATCGATATAAGGTCTTTCTTCATCGCCGATCACCTCTCGTCAGATTCAGATCTTAGAAAATACCTTGTCCAGTATCGAGACCGCCTTATCGATCTCGATCTTTGTAACATTAATAGGCGGCATTATCCTCAATACCGTATCCTGAGTGCAGTTTATGAGTAAACCTTCTTTAAGGCACTCCTTATATATATCTTCTCCTTGTATCGAGAGCTCAACGCCTATTATGAGAGCAACTGCCCTAACCTCTTTTATGAAACTATATTTCTTTTTAAGATCTTCAAGTTTCTTTTTTAAATACGCCC includes these proteins:
- the argF gene encoding ornithine carbamoyltransferase, with the translated sequence MKKDLISIEDLETRDMLEILELAKIVKSERSKYADSMRGKSIGLTFQKPSNRTRVSFEIGMVQLGGYAIYLGPGEISMGARESVKDVACVLSRYLDGIVARTFKHEDVKELAKYADVPVINGLSDRAHPCQALSDIFTIKEKLGAFKGAVLSYIGDGNNVLNSLMVASAKVGLDMKVATPKGYEPMQEIVVIAKKFAKVSGSSIEFFNDPKAAVKDADVLYTDVWVSMGQEPETKKRMKAFKGFQVNDGILKIANKGCLVMHCLPAHRGMEITDSVIDSKNSIVYDQAENRMHAEKAILLKLLK
- a CDS encoding argininosuccinate synthase, which codes for MSKKVVLAYSGGLDTSVAIKWLTNRGYDVVAYMADVGQDSDYSTYKKRAIATGAVKVIVDDLKKEFVKDFVFKALKADAIYESGYLLATALSRPVIAKGLVKAAQREKANFVAHGCTGKGNDQVRFEVTVRALDPDLGIIAPVREWELKTRLEEIEYAKDNLIPIDTTAKKPYSLDVNLWGISIESGKLEDPYYEPDEDIYQLTKGINKAGAKPVYVEVEFKKGIPVKLNGKAMGGVGLISKLARIAGDAGVGRSDMVENRLVGIKSREIYEAPAGWTLYTAHKALESLVLDREMLHFKDRIAAKYSDLVYYGLWYTPLREALDAFIDDTQKRVNGTVRLKLHKGNCVVVGRKSPDSLYKKELATYEEGDIFDQSLAKGFNEIWGLPYRGMGK